A single Pan paniscus chromosome 21, NHGRI_mPanPan1-v2.0_pri, whole genome shotgun sequence DNA region contains:
- the LOC103784797 gene encoding protein PET117 homolog, mitochondrial, which yields MSRSSKVVLGLSVLLTAATVAGVHVKQQWDQQRLRDGVIRDIERQIRKKENIRLLGEQIILTEQLEAEREKMLLAKGSQKS from the exons ATGTCGAGGAGCTCGAAGGTGGTGCTGGGCCTCTCGGTGCTGCTGACGGCGGCCACAGTGGCCGGCGTACATGTGAAGCAGCAGTGGGACCAGCAG AGGCTTCGTGACGGAGTTATCAGAGACATTGAGAGGCAAATtcggaaaaaagaaaacattcgtCTTTTGGGAGAACAGATtattttgactgagcaacttgaagcagaaagagagaagatgTTATTGGCAAAAGGATCTCAAAAATCATGA